The genomic interval CTCGTCGATTTCCCCGAGCATCTGATAGGGCTCGATGACTTTAACACGATAATCCGGCTCTCCCAGCACTGCCTGCCGGAGCCGATGGACGGCACAAACCCCCATTCCCGTCTGCCCCCCGGCCCCGAAATCCACACAGAGCCGATCGGGTATCTTGTGGTCCAGAACCGCCTGAAGACGCTCTCGAGACGTCCAGGATTGTGTATTTGTCTTTTTATTCATCCGTTTTCTCCACACCGGTGCGGCCTTCCGCCTTCCTCCTTTTTGCCCTTCCGCAGAAAAAGCCGGCAATCACGCCGTTTCTCCCTCTGAAACCGCCGACGGCTCCGCAGGGACAAACCGCCGAATCAGGCGGACGGCATCGTCCACTATCACATACAGACAAGGCACCAGAATCAGCGTCACCACCGTGGAAAAGAGAATTCCAAATCCCAGCGAGATTGCCATTGGAATCATAAAGCGAGCCTGCCGGGAGGTTTCAAAAATCATCGGCGCCAGTCCGCCGAAGGTCGTCAGCGTGGTGAGCATCACGGGACGGAAGCGGCGGACAGCCGCCTGATGCATCGCCTCAAAGGCCGAAAGGGCCGAATCTTCCCGCCGGAGCCGGTTGGCATAATCAATCAGCACCAGCGAATCATTCACCACCACGCCGGACAGGGCCACAATCCCCATCATGCTCATCACCGACAGCTCATAGCCCATCATCAAATGGCCCAGAACCGCCCCGACGATTCCGAATGGGATGGCCACCATCACAATCACCGGCTGGACATAACTGCGAAACGGGATGGCCAGCATCGCATAAATGGCCGCCAGCGCCATCAGAAACCCGCGCCACAGCGACTGCATGCTCTCGGCCCAGTCGGCCTGGCGCCCCTCCCAGGCGTACGACAGCCCGGGAAAATCGTACTGAAGCTTCGGGAGAATCTCCTGAACCAGGGTCTCTTTGACCTGATTGGTCTGGCCGATGGGTTCGACATTTGCGGTTACGGTCACTGTGCGGCGTCCGTTGCGCCGATTGATACTCGTATAGGAACGTCCGCGCTCCACCGAGGCCGCCTGACGGAGAGGAATTTCCGTTCCATAAGGCGTTCGAATCAGCAGCTCCTCGACATCGTATTCGCTGCGGCGCTGTTCCGGGGGAAATTTAACCCGAACTCGAATTTCATTGCGTCCCCGCTGCTGGCGGAGGGCTTCAGCCCCGTAAAAGGCGTTTCGAATCTGTCGGGCGATTTCCCGAACCGTCAGCCCGAGGCTCTGGCCTTCCGGGGTCATGCGGAAATTGAGCTGCTGCTTGCCGGGAGTGTACCCGTCGTTGATATCCTTGACATTGGGAAAATCCGCCAGCAGAGCCGCCAGTTTTTCGCTGGCCTGGTCCAGCACCTCGATATCCCGATGGCTCAGTTCAATCGTCAGCGCCGCTCCCGAGCCGGGCCCGCCGCGGTCGGCCTCAAAAAGAATGGACTCCAGACCGGGAATCTGCCCGACCTTCTCCCGCCACAGCTGCGCGACGCGTGTGGTGCTGATGGGCCGCACACCCGGGTCCGTCAAAAAGATTCGGACATCAATGCTGTCTTCATCCACGACGGCAAAGACCCCTTTGCTGAGCCGCTCCTTTCCGTTTTCCTCGATGATTTCCTGCGCTTTTTCCATCAGCAGGCGGCAGACCGCCATCACCCGCTCCTGAGCACTTCCGAAGGGCAGCGTCGCCCGCACGGCGGCGAAATCCGACTCGACCCGCGGCATCAGGATCATCCCGATTCGTCCGCTGAGCACAATCCCCAGCACAATCAGAAAACCGGAAAACCCGACCGCGACGGTCAAAAACCGTACATGAATGCTGCGGTCAATCAGCGGAGCCACGACCGAGTCCACAAATCGCTCAAACTGACGGCTGAAGGCCTGCTGGCGGCTGTGGAGAAAAACCGCCAGAGGATGACGGCTCCGCGGGCGGGTGTGGGCCAGATGCGCCGGCAGAATCAGCAAACTCTCCACCAAGGAGATCAGAAAAACCGTAATAACCACCAGCGGAACCGTCTTCCAGATTTTGCCCATGACACCTGGGATAAAGTAGAGAGGCAGAAACGCTGCAATATTGGTTAAAATGCTGAAACTGACGGGCATAGCGACATCCCGGGCCCCCTGCACGGCCGCCCGAAAGAACCCCATGCCCCGCTTGCGGTACTCGTAAATATTTTCTCCGACCACAATCGCATCATCCACCACAATACCCAGGGCGATGATGTAGGCAAACATGGAAATCATATTGATGGTGACATCCAGACTGGGCAGGAAGAGAAAGGAACCGAGAAACGAAATCGGAATGCCGAGCATCACCCACAGCGCCAGCTTGATTTCCAGAAACAGCCCCAACAGCAAAATCACCAGCATCAGACCATAAAAGGCGTTTTTCAACAGCAGGGTCAGCCGCTGCCGATAGACATCCGCCCTATCCTGTGTAATGACCCAGCGGACTCCTTCGGGCAGCTGCGGTTCCAGCCTTCTCATCGCCCGCTGAACGGCCTCGGAGACTCCAATCGGGGTTTGGTCTCCCACCCGAAAGACGCTGATGCCGACGGCCCGTTTGCCGTCAAAGAAAGCCATCCGGTCCACATCGGCAAAATCATCCCGCACCTGGGCGATATCTTCCAGCCGAAGGACCGTGCCGGAGGCGGTTGTGACAATCGGAATTTGAGCAAACTCCCTTGCCCAGAGGCGACGTTCGGTCACTCGCAGCAGGATTTCTCCGCCGCTGGTTTCCACATGGCCGCCGGGCAGCTCCAGTGCCGCCGCCCGAATGCGGTCCGCTACCGCCTGAAGCGTCAGGCCGTAGGCCCGAAGCGTCTCCTGCGGAATCAGAACCTGCAGTTCATAATCGCGGGCGCCGGCCAGTTCCACCTGGGTAATGCCCGGCTCCTGCAGCAGCCCGTCGCGGACCTCCTCGGCCACCTCCCGCAGAACCCATTCGGACACATCCCCGTACAGCTGAAGTTCGACAATCTGCTGGCGGCGCATAGCCAAAGAGACCCTCGGCCGTTCGGCATCCTCCGGAAAGGTTGTGATGCGGTCGATTTCCTGTTTGATATCCTGATAGACGCGCTGGCGGTCAAACCCTTCAATAATCTCCGCTGTGACGGTGCCGAATCCTTCCGAGGCAACTGCGGTAATCTCTTTGATGCCTTCCAGACCGCGAATCGCCTCCTCCACGGCCAGAATGATGCCCTGCTCCACCTCCTCCGGACTGGACCCCGGATAAGGCACGCGGACAATCACCAAATCCAAATCAAACTCGGGAAAGACTTCCTGACGAACATTCAGGGCGAAAAAGAAGCCGCCGACCAGAAAGACAATCATCATCAGATTCGGCGTGACACGGTTGTCCGTCATCCAGCCGATCAGACCGCGGGTATCCTCCGGTGCCGGACGATGATTCATAGAGCGCCTCCTGACGAATCAGAAAGAACGTTCTGGGGTCCGGAGGGCTGCTCCGTTCGAAGAAGCATTCCGTCCACAGCACCGGACAAATCGGTGGTGACAATCCGCTCTCCGTCTTTCAAACCGTCGCGGACATAAAGCACCTCCTGGCCCCGAAAAACCGTCCGGATGGGGCGAATCCGCAGCCGATTCTGCTCATCCATCAGCCAGACCTGACTGCCGTTTCGAATGTACTCGCGCGGAACAGCAAACACATCGCGGGCCTCCCGTCCGATGATTTCAGCCCGCACATACGAACCCAGAAGCAACGGCGGCAGCGTCTGTCCTTCGGGCGACTCCAGCGGCGAAGACACAGAAACCAGAAGCCGGGCCATCCGCCCCTGCTCTTCCAGATGCGGCAGAAGCCGCAGCACCCGTCCGAGGCGGAAAATCTGCTGTCCCCACGCCGGGTCGGTGATGCGCACCTCCGCACCGCCCTCGAACCCATCCGCAGGAATCTCAATCCAGGCCAGCTGATCAACCGGCACCAGCACCTGAACCCAGAATTCATCCACCCCAACCAGCGCCGCCAAGGGGGTGGTGGGAGAAACGCGAGAACCCAGTTCGGCATATTTGGTCCGAATCACAGCCCGAAACGGAGCGCGGACGGTACACCGCTGCAGGTCCAGCTGCGCCTGGCGCACGGCCGCCTCCGCCGCTTCTGCAGCCGCTTTTTTAGCAGCCAGATAGGGGCGACGAAGAATCAGGTCCTCATCCGCTTCGTCCGGAACCTCCCCGAGCATCCGATATTCCCGCTGGGCAACCCGCTGACTGCCCTCCTCAATCTTCAGAGCCAGCCGCGCCTGCTCCAGTTCACTCTGCCTCTGCGCCAGAGCCGTCTCGTAATTGCGTCGGTCAATCTCATACAGCATCTGTCCCGCCTCCACAATCCCGCCGGGCAGAACCTCAGGAGCCATTGTTTCCACCAGACCGGACACCTCCGGATAGAGCACAACCTCCCGGGCCGCCGTGACGGTGCCCATCGCCTGAATCACCACCGGCAGCGTCTGACGGCAGAGAGTCTGCACCGTCACCAGCCGCGCCTGCTGGTCAGCCGGACGACGCGGAGCCCGGGGGCGGGTTTCCAGCTGATACCGAAAATACAGGACCGCCGCCGCCGCAATCAGCAGCGGCAGAAGATACTGTACAAAGAACCGAAACACCTTTCTCCACGTTCCGGCTGACGAAGTTAATTCCTTACGATTTTGCATCGGAAACCTCACTGTGCAGGTTCAGTCATCGGCCATGGTCCCGCAATAGCCCGGCACAAATCGATTCGCCGCTCCAGATGAATGCGCTCGGCGGCCAGGACCTGACGCTCCAGTGACTGCTCGGACAACAGAGCCTCGAGCACACGCAGATAATCGACCTGTCCCTGCAGATATTTGGTCTGGACAGTCTGACGGGCCTGCCGGGCCAACTGGAGCTGAAGACGAAGATTGTCCGTCAGCTGCTGCTGACTTCGGTTTTCCTCGAGAGCCTCTTCGGTCTCCTGCAGAGCCGTCAGGAGTTTCTGCGCGTATTGATGAAGGCGTTCAGACCGAACGGCCTGCCGTTTTCGCACCTCGGCCTTGCGGTATCCGGCATCCCAAAGGGGGCCGACCGCATCCGCCGCCAGCCGACCCAGCCAGTCTTCAAACAACTCGCGCACCCGCTCGGCGGAGGTCTGCGCCGTGGCGGTCAATGTGATTTTGGGATACTGGTCGGCAATCGCTGCGGCCAGCCGCTGGTCAGCCACGGCAGCCGCTTTGTAGGCGGAAGCCACATCGGGCCGGCGCAGGAGCGTTTGAGCAGGCAGTCCGACATCCGGCAGCGGAGGCAGCACAGGCAGCGAATCCGGAACGTCAAAAGAGTTCTGCGCCGGCATTCGGCCCAGCAGAACCGCCAGCTGATACTCCAAAAGCGTCCGTGTTTTTTGGGCCTCAATTTCCTGACCGCGGGTCGATTCCACCAGCTGACGCTGGCGCAGGACATCGGCGGCGGTCCCCTGCCCTTGTCCGAAGCGCATCTGAACAAGCTCCAAAACCCGTTCATTGGTCCGCCGCTGTTCCTCAAGGAGTGCCTGCTGGAGCCGGGTCTCCAAAAGACGATACCAGGTTCGAGCGGCTGAGGCACTGAGCGAAACGGCGGCCGCCGCCAGGTCATCGCGGGCAGCTTGTGCATCCAGCAGGGCCGCCTGACGAGTCGAACGCACACGTCTCCATAAATCGACCTCATAAGAGGCCGTCAGACCGGCGGTATAACCGCTGGAATACAGAACCTGCTCGGACACCTCGCGGCGCGTTCGGGCCGCCTGAGCCGAGTACTGAACAGCAGGAAACAGAGAAGCCCCCGCCTGGACAGCCGCCTCTTCGGCCTGCCGGAGCCGGTCCCAGGCGGAACGAATCGTAAAATTGTTCCCGAGGGCCTCCTCTACCAAAGCATTCAACATAGGATCGTTGAACGACTCCCACCATTTTTCCGGCAGGACGCCCGTGCCGCTTTGGGAAAACCGTTGCGGGATTTCGAGGGGAATCGAAGGCGGTTCGGGCTGCCGGCAGCCGATGCAGAACAAAACCGCTGCCAGAACGCCCAAACGCGCCGCGGATGGTTTCTTTCGAGTCCGCCCGTCCATCATTCCCCTTTAATGACAATTATATTAGATATACTATATCTATTAGCCGCTGTTTCGGCGCCGCCTCCCTCGATCTACTTAAAAACAAGAACGCTGAATCCTAAAGCAATCTTTCAAAAAGAATCAACAGATTTTTGGAAGAAGAAAGATTTGCCGAAAATGGCTGGCCGACTGGGAATGCCTCTCCTCCAATCGTCCGGTTGTTTGCTCCGGCAGCTGAATCGGGGAGACAGGATTTGAACCTGCGACCTCTGCGTCCCGAACGCAGCGCTCTAAGCCAAGCTGAGCTACTCCCCGCATCCTCACAGGCTCCCATAAGGACCTGCTGGGTGCGAAATCATAATTCTAACAAAAATCCGCAGAAAATACCAGTCTTTTTTGTCAATGATGCGGCCTATTCCTTCACGCGGGTGACATACTCGCCCGTGCGGGTATCGACGCGGACTACTTCCCCTACCTTAACAAACGGCGGCACCTGAATCACCAGACCGGTCTCGAGGGTGGCGGGCTTGTACTGGTTGGTCGCCGTGGCCCCCTTGATTTCCGGGGCCGTATCCACCACCTTCAGGTCCACCGTATTGGGCAGCTGGACAACCACGGGCTTGCCGTTGTACATATTAATCAGAATCGGGGTGTTCGGCTTGCAGTACTTGGGCCCCTCGCCGAAGGCATCGTCATCCAGCGTAATCTGGTCGTACGTCTCCAGGTCCATAAAGACGTGCTCATTGCCCGTCGAGTAAAGATACTCAAAGTTTCGCTTTTCGAGAAAGGCCTCTTCGAGCACTTCTTCGGCCCGGATGCGGACATCGCGGATGCCGCCGTCCGTCAGATTCTTCAGTTTGGTCTGATAGACCGCCCCGCCCTTGCCGAGTTTGACATGCTGGTAATCCACAATCACATACAGGACGCCATCCATCTTGATGGTCTGTCCTTTCTTCATTTCCGACGCTTTCATACTCATCTCCGCTTTGAAGAGGCCCACGACCGCAGCCGGGCCTTTTGAACCCGTTTTGTCTGATGCGGCAAAGTGCCGCAGTATGGCAAACCCGCCGGAAAAAGTCAAGAGGACAGGTCAACTGGAATGGATTTTGAATGGGCGAGGAAATACAAATAAGCCCGCGAAGGCACCCGGCCGAGAACCTTTTCCGCCGCCAAAGCATACAGCCGCAGCTGCGGCCGATACCGGTCGATTCGCCCCGGCAATTCGCCTTCTGAGACCCGGTCTGTCTTAAAATCAACCAAAAGAAACCCATCCGGAGTATCCAGAAGAAGGTCCACAATGCCCTGAATAATGATTTTTTCATCCGCCGGAGCAACTCGGGCCTGTCGGGCCGAAACCGATATGGTAAAAGCCCATTCCCGATGAACCTT from Anaerohalosphaeraceae bacterium carries:
- a CDS encoding efflux RND transporter periplasmic adaptor subunit gives rise to the protein MQNRKELTSSAGTWRKVFRFFVQYLLPLLIAAAAVLYFRYQLETRPRAPRRPADQQARLVTVQTLCRQTLPVVIQAMGTVTAAREVVLYPEVSGLVETMAPEVLPGGIVEAGQMLYEIDRRNYETALAQRQSELEQARLALKIEEGSQRVAQREYRMLGEVPDEADEDLILRRPYLAAKKAAAEAAEAAVRQAQLDLQRCTVRAPFRAVIRTKYAELGSRVSPTTPLAALVGVDEFWVQVLVPVDQLAWIEIPADGFEGGAEVRITDPAWGQQIFRLGRVLRLLPHLEEQGRMARLLVSVSSPLESPEGQTLPPLLLGSYVRAEIIGREARDVFAVPREYIRNGSQVWLMDEQNRLRIRPIRTVFRGQEVLYVRDGLKDGERIVTTDLSGAVDGMLLRTEQPSGPQNVLSDSSGGAL
- a CDS encoding efflux transporter outer membrane subunit: MMDGRTRKKPSAARLGVLAAVLFCIGCRQPEPPSIPLEIPQRFSQSGTGVLPEKWWESFNDPMLNALVEEALGNNFTIRSAWDRLRQAEEAAVQAGASLFPAVQYSAQAARTRREVSEQVLYSSGYTAGLTASYEVDLWRRVRSTRQAALLDAQAARDDLAAAAVSLSASAARTWYRLLETRLQQALLEEQRRTNERVLELVQMRFGQGQGTAADVLRQRQLVESTRGQEIEAQKTRTLLEYQLAVLLGRMPAQNSFDVPDSLPVLPPLPDVGLPAQTLLRRPDVASAYKAAAVADQRLAAAIADQYPKITLTATAQTSAERVRELFEDWLGRLAADAVGPLWDAGYRKAEVRKRQAVRSERLHQYAQKLLTALQETEEALEENRSQQQLTDNLRLQLQLARQARQTVQTKYLQGQVDYLRVLEALLSEQSLERQVLAAERIHLERRIDLCRAIAGPWPMTEPAQ
- the efp gene encoding elongation factor P, which produces MKASEMKKGQTIKMDGVLYVIVDYQHVKLGKGGAVYQTKLKNLTDGGIRDVRIRAEEVLEEAFLEKRNFEYLYSTGNEHVFMDLETYDQITLDDDAFGEGPKYCKPNTPILINMYNGKPVVVQLPNTVDLKVVDTAPEIKGATATNQYKPATLETGLVIQVPPFVKVGEVVRVDTRTGEYVTRVKE
- a CDS encoding efflux RND transporter permease subunit, which codes for MNHRPAPEDTRGLIGWMTDNRVTPNLMMIVFLVGGFFFALNVRQEVFPEFDLDLVIVRVPYPGSSPEEVEQGIILAVEEAIRGLEGIKEITAVASEGFGTVTAEIIEGFDRQRVYQDIKQEIDRITTFPEDAERPRVSLAMRRQQIVELQLYGDVSEWVLREVAEEVRDGLLQEPGITQVELAGARDYELQVLIPQETLRAYGLTLQAVADRIRAAALELPGGHVETSGGEILLRVTERRLWAREFAQIPIVTTASGTVLRLEDIAQVRDDFADVDRMAFFDGKRAVGISVFRVGDQTPIGVSEAVQRAMRRLEPQLPEGVRWVITQDRADVYRQRLTLLLKNAFYGLMLVILLLGLFLEIKLALWVMLGIPISFLGSFLFLPSLDVTINMISMFAYIIALGIVVDDAIVVGENIYEYRKRGMGFFRAAVQGARDVAMPVSFSILTNIAAFLPLYFIPGVMGKIWKTVPLVVITVFLISLVESLLILPAHLAHTRPRSRHPLAVFLHSRQQAFSRQFERFVDSVVAPLIDRSIHVRFLTVAVGFSGFLIVLGIVLSGRIGMILMPRVESDFAAVRATLPFGSAQERVMAVCRLLMEKAQEIIEENGKERLSKGVFAVVDEDSIDVRIFLTDPGVRPISTTRVAQLWREKVGQIPGLESILFEADRGGPGSGAALTIELSHRDIEVLDQASEKLAALLADFPNVKDINDGYTPGKQQLNFRMTPEGQSLGLTVREIARQIRNAFYGAEALRQQRGRNEIRVRVKFPPEQRRSEYDVEELLIRTPYGTEIPLRQAASVERGRSYTSINRRNGRRTVTVTANVEPIGQTNQVKETLVQEILPKLQYDFPGLSYAWEGRQADWAESMQSLWRGFLMALAAIYAMLAIPFRSYVQPVIVMVAIPFGIVGAVLGHLMMGYELSVMSMMGIVALSGVVVNDSLVLIDYANRLRREDSALSAFEAMHQAAVRRFRPVMLTTLTTFGGLAPMIFETSRQARFMIPMAISLGFGILFSTVVTLILVPCLYVIVDDAVRLIRRFVPAEPSAVSEGETA